A region of the Hemitrygon akajei chromosome 11, sHemAka1.3, whole genome shotgun sequence genome:
TCTTAGAGTCTCTATCCTCACAGAAGGGGATAACAGTTAACAATTTCCATGCATTTGTTTGGGTGAACACCTACACTCTCACTTAGGCTGTTTGTTGCATTGATTTACAGATAGAGaggcacaggccctttggcccattgcatccatgctgaccatcaacaccCATTTACACTCATCTTACATTAAATTCCACATTTTATTCTCGCAACTTAACTGACAGCAGCCAGTTaacccagcaacacacacaccttTGCGCTGTGGGAGAAGCTGAATCATTGGGGAGAAGCCCatcagggaaaacgtacaaactccacacagacagcacccaaggtcaggattgagggGACATCAGCAGATGTAAAACCAATTCTGGGGAACAGGGGTTCCTATACATCATCACCGTTTCCCCTCCCTTCAGCCCCCCCCATCTCCTGTAAACTGGAAGTGTTTAAGCCTAAATTAGTCTGCCTGCAGTTATTTCCCAAACTACACAGTAACAGAAAAGCCCCCAGACCAAACCTCCAGACTAAGGGTAGAGACTTGCTTTACAGGACAACAAGCCCCCATTCCCTTCAGTATCAGTGTGGACGTACAGGACACAGCATGCAAttccccacccatctggcttcacctgtcaccttctagcctgTACTGCTTCCccttctccccccaccttcttgttctggcttcttccccattacttttcagtcctgatgaaggctcttggcctaaaatgtcaactgtcttcgtttccatagatgctgcctgacctgatgagttcttccagcactctgtgtgtgttcctctggatttccaacatctgtaaaaTCTCTCGTGTTTATGCTTTTGAAAAAACCGGAGGCTGAACGTCTGTGAGTTTCCAAGTGTAGTGAAAGTCTGGAGGTGGCATGTCTTGTGGTTGAGGACTGTGTGTGGCTGGGTGGGTGCGAGGAAAGGGGCCTATTTCACTGTTGTTCTTCTGcaggttgtgggcatgctatgttggcgccagaatgtgagGCCTACCTGTTGGCACATtctcagattgtgttggttgttaacataaaCAGTACATTTCACTGCGTGTTTCGTTGTACATGTGGTAAATAAATAGaccatagaatggtacagcataggaacagaccccttggcccacagtgttctgtgaatggccaactaaactaatcccttctgcatcCACATCctcccattttcctcacattcatgtgcctgtctaaacgtTTCTTAAAGGTctctgtttctgcctctaccgccacccgaggcagagcattccagatacCCACTTTGTCTGTGCAGAGAAAGCTTGCCCATCACATCTCTTTTGAagttaccctctctcaccttaaatgcatgccctctggtattagacatttcaaccctaggaaaaagatactgtctgtctgatGAATTTGAATCTGTAAAATCTAAGTCTGGATGTAGAACTCAGTTCACATTCCCTTCATGTTCTATTACAGGACAGGTCTGTGGTAGAGATGAGCTGCAGGAGCTGGAAGTGTTGAATAAAGCACTAGCTAAAGCCTTTCGAATACGACAGACACACAGCAGAATGCTGGAGGCAGAGCTGATGCAAGTGGGCAGTCCTGCAAGCAGCACCACGGTGATGGACAGAAGCTCAACAAAGGTGGCCAGGAGCGATTCACCAGGCATTACTCGTGGGTCAGCCAGTGTAAAGGTGGGTACTCGGGTGGTACCTTCACGGAGTGGTCTGGCAGATGGGCTCAGTGGGAAGAGGACTACAGCGCATTCTGCCTCCTCCAGGAAACCAGTGGCTGTTGCGTTGAAAGCTCCATACAAAACCGAGCAGGTGGGGAGGAGGTGGTCCGCTGCAGGACATGCTCCTCAGTGCTCTTTGCAAAGGCGGCCACGAGCACAGGGAGTCATAGCCACACAGCATCCAGTTCAAAGGTCAGGAGACAGAATCCTCTCTGTGAACCCCACCCTGAGGACGTTCCGAGGCCAAGTACAGACCCCTGCAGACCCAGACACCGGTTCCGCTGCACCATTTCCTCTTGTTAAGCAGCAAACCGAGAAAAGTACTGAAGAGCCACCGAAGGCAAGTGTTTGCAAAGGGGACGAGCTGCAGACTGACATCTCTATTGTGGAGATCCCCACAGTAATCACGCTTCAAACAAGCAGGTAAGAAGTTTTAAATTACACTTAACCAGTACAAGTGAAACTCATAGAATTCCACAGGACCTTGTCAGGGAAGAGGCAGACTTTGGGCTGGGGTGTTGAGAACAAGAGCCTACGCTCTcgggacagagatgagaagaattttCTCCCTACGGAAGGTAGAGAAGCTTTGCAGATCAGTAGTTTCTTTAGATATCAAGAGAATGAACGTATGTGGGGTCACTGTTGAAAGTGGTGCTGAGCCAAAAGATCAGTCATGTGGGatagcaggctcaaagggctgagtggctcttgaggaagtagagggataggAATGAGTGTAGAGGACTtggaggtgatggagggaactgagGGAAAGGTAACGGGGATTTTTTTCCAATGGGAATTGGGGAGGTGAGCTTCATTCGTGAGGTAGATTTTGTTTCAATGGCAGTTGGGGAAGTGACCTGCACTCATGATGGGGATTTTGTTCCAGTGGGAATTGCGAGGTGAGCTTCGATCATTTGCTTCATTTCTAGTTTGAGAATTTAACAGAATGTTCCTTTTGGCACAATTACATTACAGCCATCGGAAGAGTAACGCATTCCTAAACTTCCACAGGTCTTCACTGCAGCTTCCAGCAACATGGAGAAAGCAACGCAGCCGAAACACACGGTAAGCACGTTGTCCGCAACAGTACTCCCCGGCATCTTCAGGAATGTTTGTTAATTCCACTGTCAAATACTTctccttttgtgtgtgtgtgtcccccccccccccgtttgccTCTGTTAAATACTTCCCCCATTGTATGCCCCTCTCAGTGTTGTCTACCTGGTAATAATAGACTCTGTatagacgaagggtctcggcccgaaacgtccacagcgcttctccctatagatgctgcctggcctgctgtgttccaccagcattttgtgtgtgttgttctctgtaTAGAGAGCTGGGTTTCACTTTGCAACCCTCGCCATTAGCTAGTGAGTGAGTAAATAGATGGATGAGCAAAGGAAGGGAAAGGATTACTTCTCTGGGCTGAAGCTCTTTCCTTGATTCCAATCACATCACTGTCACCAGCCTCCTCTAATTCCTTTTATAAGAGAATCTGACACCACAGAgtagaaacaacacacacaaaatgctggtggaacacagcaggccaggcagcatctataaggagaaggactgtcgatatttcgggctgagtccctttcaggactaactgaaaggaaagatactaagagatttgaaagttgtggggggagggggaaatgcaaaatgataggagaagaccagagggggtggggtgaagctgagagccggaaaggtgattggcaaaagggatacagagctggagaagggaaaggatcatgggacgggaggccttgggagaaagaaaggtgggggggagcaccagaggagcactcagattggaggaacaacaccttatataccggctgggtagcctccaacctgatggcatgaacattgacttctctaacttctgttaatgcccctcctccccttcttaccctatccttgacatatttagttgtttgttttttctctctctctctgcccatcactctgcctgttctccatctccctctggtgctcccccctccccctttctttctcccaaggcctcccgtcccatgatcctttcccttctccagctctgtatcacttttgccaatcacctttccggctctcagcttcacccaccccctccggtcttctcctatcatttcgcatttccccctccccccacaactttcaaatctcttagtatctctcctttcagttagacctgacgaagggtctcagcctgaaatgtcgacagtgcttctccttatagatgctgcctggcctgctgtgttccaccagcattttgtgtgtgttgtttgaatttccagcatctgcaaatttccttgtgtttgcaccaCAGAGTAGACTATTATTTCAGGTGTTGTTTGATTTCTTTTGTTCTCCAGCTTGTGGGACAAAGTGTTCAAGAGCAAAGCCGTTACCATTCAGGGGAGGACCCACTTCATGGAAAGGATCCAGTCAGCCGTATCCTTTCACCAGAGAATCacaactcagaaacaggcccttcacatcaccgtccatgctgaccaagagtCCTAACTAGTCTAGTCCCGTTTGTCTGTGTTTGGCTTATATCCCtctcaaacctttcctatccatgaaccttttaaatgccttttaaatcctTGAAGACCGAATCCATCGATTCTTCACAATCTGCAGGCACAGCTACACTATAAAAcagagcagtacagtgcaggcccttcggccaacaacgATGCTGTACTGtccttttaacccactccaagaacaatctaactcttccctcatacatagccctccacttttctatcttctgtgttacctgtttgagtctcttaaatgtccaaaATGTATCTACCTGTACCAtcatccctggcagtgtgttccattctctctgtgtgaaaaaaaattacttctgacatccctcctatgctcttctccagtcaccttaaaattatgccctcttgtatgaGTCATTTGGGAAAAGTATCTGGTTGTGCACTGAGTCTGTGCCTCTAAATTATGCCCACTTGGGAAAAGTCTTTGGCTGGCTGGCTGTGCCTCTAAGTCTCTTTTCAGTGGATTGTATTTAATATCAACACTGCTACTTTTTCCATTGTAAATCCTGGTTCAAAAGTTGTGATTGTGCTGAAGTGAAGATGGGAGGTGCAGCAATTTCAACCCTTTGAGCTATTTCCCTCAGCTTATGGTGCAGTTCCATTCACAGCTTCCATCTGTGAGTAACGCGGAGATTGAAGAGCAATTAGACCACATCTCTGATCTGTACCGGTGCATCAACCAGTACATGTACACAGACTCTCTGCTCAATTCCATCGGTATGTTCTTTACAGATTGTCATTAAAAGCAAACAATGCTGCAAATGCTCACCAGTAGAAAGCGGAAAAGAACTGATGTTTCAGGTCCAAGACTTTAGCAAagtctttgataaggtcccacatgggatgttagttaagaaggttcagctacttggcattcagaatgaggttgtaaattggatttgGCATTGccttcatgggagaagccagagagtagtgatagATTTTTCCGTCTTTGACTGGAttcttgtgactagtggtgcactGCAGAAATCAATGCTGGGCCCATATTAATAATCTGGATGGTAgcgtggtaaactggatcaccaactttgctgatgacaccaagattcggggtgtagtggacagtgagaaattCTACCAGCTTGCAACAGGATCAAGACCAGCTGgtgaagtgggctgaaaaatggcagatggaattaaatgcAGACAATTGCAAGGTGCTgcatttcagtaggaccaaccagggtaggtcttacacagtgaacagtagggcactggggagtgtggtagaacaaagagatctaggaatacaggcccataattcattgaaagtggcgtcacaggtagatagggtcataaagaaaaattttggcacattggccttcatagatcaaagtattgattgTAGGATTTgggatgttgaaattgtataagatgttggtgacgTCTAATTTGgaattttgtgtgcagttttggtcatctacctacaggaaagatataaataagattgaaatagtacagagaaaatttacaaagatattgccaggactggagaacctgagttttagagaaagatttgaaaaggttaagactttgttccttggaacttagaagattaagagatttgataaagatatacaaaattatgaggggtatagatagagtaaatgcaaactATGGGTTAAtgtgggttaaggttgaaaggtgaaatgtttaaggggaacatgagggggaatttcttcactcaggatggtgaaagtgtggaacgagctgccagtggaagtggtgggtgtgggttcaTTTTCAAAGtgtaagaaaaatttggataggtacatggatgggaggggtgtggtctgggtgcaggttgatgggagtaggcagattaatggttcagtgtagactagatgggctgaaggacatgtttctatgttatagtgttctataactctgtgaccctttgtcagaacaaaGAACGAGAAAAAACACATTTGTTTCCattagcagagaaggtgagggaaGAATGGGAGAAAGAAGGGAATATCTCTGGTAGGGTGAGACCAAATTCCTTACTGTGGCAGCGAGGAGCAAATTACTGTGTGTAATGTTTTACTGATTACAACACTGAGAGACCTGCCCAGCAGACCAGACCATTCAGAGgattagagatacagtgcagaacaggctgtttcggcccttctagcctatTCGtgagacaagttacaatgaccaattaccaaacatactaactggtacgtctttgggaggaaaccagagcagccggaggaaacccacgcaatcaCAAGGGGAGCATACTTGCAAACAGTatcggaattgaattctgaattcAGACGCTCCAAggtgtaatagtgttgtgctacgCTATTGCAGTGCCCTGACAGTTCCTGTTGACAGTCTGATTTAGACATTATTATATTCCATTTGTGAAAGATCAACTGGCTCATGAGGCCTTATTTTGACAAGATATCTTTGGAAAGTTTTGATTGGAGATTATCTGCCAATATTAAGCTTCCATCTGCTGGAGATGTAATGAACAGTTGATATCACTCATGTTCAGATGGTTGAAATGTATGAGAAGCTGTTTCTCACACCCTTCCAGATTGTTTAATTGTGGTCCTCCAGTACAGATATTGTGTATCATGTTGTGATTGCTGTTTACTCCAGCATGGTCATGTCACCCATCTCATCGATTGCTGTTTGAAGGAACTTTTTTTGTGTAGGAAATGGAGTTAAAATCCAGACCTCTGCACTCCTACTGGAACTGTGGGAGCTGACCTCAGTCCACCTTCCGTTCCAAGGTTGTGCTCATGGCTGGCTTCCTTGATAAATAAGAATTGTTTTTATTCACAGATGCTCTCAGTTGTCAGCGGGAATGTGAGCGAGAGGAGGCACTGGACAGATGCCAGGAGACTCTATCTAGCCTCCTTCACTGCATTCAGCAGTTGAGAGATGGTGAGTGCCAGCATTTTCTCCTTACAGCCCACAAGCCTTTGATGCTTCACATCTGACTACGTGGAGCAAACTCACCGATCTGTATAGATTCTGAAAGTGCATCTGCCACTGATAAGGGTATTCTCTGCATTGGCCATGTGAAATTTCGTCATCTCGGCCCTGTCCAGGGAGAATTCTATCTCCGCAGGCACCAGGGGTGAGCCTCCACTTACCACAGAGTTCAAATTCACAGTACATTTATTTTCGATGTACATATATGAGACTcagtttcttgtaggcattcgCAGTAAATATgcagaaacacaatagagtcaatgacaATCCACATATTACAAGATGTATGACctgtgtgcaaaaggcaacaaactgcactatatatatgtatatatatatagagagagagaatatgagatgaagtctttgaaagtgagtccatatgttgtgggaactgttcagtgatggggcaagtgaagttgagtgaaattatcccttctagttcaagagactgatggttgaggggtaataacttcctgaacctggtggtgtggttctgaggcttgtgtacctccttcctgatggcagcagcaagaagagagaatgagctggctggtgggggtcccggatgatggatgctgctttcttgcaacagcgcTTCGTGTAGattttctcaatggtggggagggctttacccgtgatgtactgggatgTATCTACtagtttttgtaggattttctgttcaagggcatgtcaggttgtgatgcaaccagtcagtatactctccaccacacatctgtagaagtttgtcaaagtttttgatgattCATTGCATTGTTAATGGGAAATTTCATCATCTCAGCCCCGAGCAGGGATCTgtctgtggatttctctgcccaatgaagcagtggaggctacgtcagtaaatatatttaagacaaggctggatagattttcgcatagtaggggaattaaaggttatggggaaaaggcaggtaggtagaaaatgggtccatggccagatcagccatgatcttattgaatggcaaagcaggcttgatgggccagatgggctgctcctgctcctatttcttatgttcttaaaattCACCTTTTACTGACCTTTGGACTAAAGGAGTCTGAGCACGCCAAACAGTTACTCTCTTGCCCAGTCTCAGCAATGCAAAACCGTCAGAGCTAATAGACCATGTGctttctctcctgggaaatcgccttccttgttttatttttaaatagctcttcatgcagcaaatgcctgatcaagttcttAGTTTAAGATCATAGCTCTTGCTAATGCACCTGTGAAAgtctatagggagcttgctaaagtGGCTGATATTCTGCACTTGGCCAGGCAGAGGTGCATAATTCCTCCTCTTTTCTCTGCCGCAATAAGCCAGGTCAGCAAGATCCCTAACATAAGGATGCTCACAGCTGAGAAACAGACAATGCCAGGCCTATGTTTTTACCACGTTTGCTTTGGTGTGAACTCTAGGAATTGCCAACAGCCTTGCAGCTTCAACAGTGCCAGCGCATTGGGACATCAAAGGTCTGAACGCCATGGGTTTCAGCTGCCAGGGTCATCTGTTCAttatggacaccctttcagggcaatGGTTCCTGTGTGACGTGGGTGCtcgagtgagtgtgctgccagcatcgcctattgatgagaaggcaaagagcgacaAAGCCTGGCTGGAGGCTGCCAACTGCAGCAGGATCCTGACTTACAGGACACGACAGGTGATACACTGTTTCAGTGGGCGAAGTTACACGTGGGACTTCATCCTGACTAAAGTGGCTGGACCTCTGCTCAgagcagatttcctgtgtgcccaaggactgttaGTCAATTTTAACAGTCAGCTTGTGTAGGTCTAAGCCTTTGAGTTGTTACCCACAATGACTCTATCAAGTGTATGCACTACTGCATGTGAATTTACTCAACTGCTGTGCAATTTCctaaacctcaccaagcccacattctccactacagtcataaaacatggggtcgagcaccacatttctgcACTGGCATGCCAGTCCATGCCTGTGTgcgtagactggacccagaagaGTTGGCAACCgcgaaggctgagtttgccaacatggaagaCTTGGCATTGTACGCTGGTCATAGCCCCTGGGCCTCACTTAATGAGGCCACCACCCCCTGATCATTTCACGGTCCTACACATCCAAGACTTTTCAGCATGTTTGGCTATGAAGTTAATATTTCCCAAAGTTGATTTAGTTGGGGCTACCATCAGGTGACTGTGTGTTGGGTGGGCCTTCCCAAAGTGGCTGTGATAACTCCATTTGGTCTCTGGGTTTCTATGCATGCTGTTTGCAGtaaaaaaatgcagcacagaccttccagtggctgatggactctgtattaaaagaactagattttctttttgtttacctggatgacatacttgtcggTAGTACATCCAAGTCTGAACACTTTATTCATCTCCGCACACTTTTTGAATGCTTAAGCCAACGTGGCCAAGCTCCCACAAAATCtcttgcttaacttctacagaagcacaattgaaatcATCCTGACCAACAGTGCCATAGTGTGGTATGCCAGTTGCACAGCTGCTGAGCCACAGGACCCGCATcttgtggtgaaggcggcccagcgaattgtcaggatggagctcccaggactggacaccatctattccagcagactcaggaggaaagcaatcagcataaccagagacaccacacaccccggccactccctgtttgacccgctgctgTCCAGCaacaggttcaggacactaaaagccagaacaaatagactgaggaacagcttctaccccagagctgtggcctccatcacaccactcccacagaacaatgactgaaactgtgagcacacacaaggactcaaatacttgcactaacagcactttgtgtattactgtgatattctggtgctgctgcaacttattttctgctacttatctatttaatactgtttttctattactgtcttgtttttatctaccgctttgtttgattgcctgagagga
Encoded here:
- the tedc2 gene encoding uncharacterized protein tedc2 isoform X1: MLPAGSALRYWGAPSLISPHTRTLAALPHQPPALTLSLFDRLSRALAEVAKRSGDEERRLRENRGRWSGTVQPGKGHAADILKKEGVATNKTEEHSESSGQVCGRDELQELEVLNKALAKAFRIRQTHSRMLEAELMQVGSPASSTTVMDRSSTKVARSDSPGITRGSASVKVGTRVVPSRSGLADGLSGKRTTAHSASSRKPVAVALKAPYKTEQVGRRWSAAGHAPQCSLQRRPRAQGVIATQHPVQRSGDRILSVNPTLRTFRGQVQTPADPDTGSAAPFPLVKQQTEKSTEEPPKASVCKGDELQTDISIVEIPTVITLQTSSHRKSNAFLNFHRSSLQLPATWRKQRSRNTRLWDKVFKSKAVTIQGRTHFMERIQSAFHSQLPSVSNAEIEEQLDHISDLYRCINQYMYTDSLLNSIDALSCQRECEREEALDRCQETLSSLLHCIQQLRDGIANSLAASTVPAHWDIKGLNAMGFSCQGHLFIMDTLSGQWFLCDVGARVSVLPASPIDEKAKSDKAWLEAANCSRILTYRTRQVIHCFSGRSYTWDFILTKVAGPLLRADFLCAQGLLVNFNSQLV
- the tedc2 gene encoding uncharacterized protein tedc2 isoform X7 translates to MLEAELMQVGSPASSTTVMDRSSTKVARSDSPGITRGSASVKVGTRVVPSRSGLADGLSGKRTTAHSASSRKPVAVALKAPYKTEQVGRRWSAAGHAPQCSLQRRPRAQGVIATQHPVQRSGDRILSVNPTLRTFRGQVQTPADPDTGSAAPFPLVKQQTEKSTEEPPKASVCKGDELQTDISIVEIPTVITLQTSSHRKSNAFLNFHRSSLQLPATWRKQRSRNTRLWDKVFKSKAVTIQGRTHFMERIQSAFHSQLPSVSNAEIEEQLDHISDLYRCINQYMYTDSLLNSIDALSCQRECEREEALDRCQETLSSLLHCIQQLRDGIANSLAASTVPAHWDIKGLNAMGFSCQGHLFIMDTLSGQWFLCDVGARVSVLPASPIDEKAKSDKAWLEAANCSRILTYRTRQVIHCFSGRSYTWDFILTKVAGPLLRADFLCAQGLLVNFNSQLV
- the tedc2 gene encoding uncharacterized protein tedc2 isoform X5, giving the protein MLPAGSALRYWGAPSLISPHTRTLAALPHQPPALTLSLFDRLSRALAEVAKRSGDEERRLRENRGRWSGTVQPGKGHAADILKKEGVATNKTEEHSESSGQVCGRDELQELEVLNKALAKAFRIRQTHSRMLEAELMQVGSPASSTTVMDRSSTKVARSDSPGITRGSASVKVGTRVVPSRSGLADGLSGKRTTAHSASSRKPVAVALKAPYKTEQVGRRWSAAGHAPQCSLQRRPRAQGVIATQHPVQRSGDRILSVNPTLRTFRGQVQTPADPDTGSAAPFPLVKQQTEKSTEEPPKASVCKGDELQTDISIVEIPTVITLQTSSHRKSNAFLNFHRSSLQLPATWRKQRSRNTRLWDKVFKSKAVTIQGRTHFMERIQSAFHSQLPSVSNAEIEEQLDHISDLYRCINQYMYTDSLLNSIDALSCQRECEREEALDRCQETLSSLLHCIQQLRDGIANSLAASTVPAHWDIKGLNAMGFSCQGHLFIMDTLSGQWFLCDVGARVSVLPASPIDEKAKSDKAWLEAANCSRILTYRTRQKHN
- the tedc2 gene encoding uncharacterized protein tedc2 isoform X2, which codes for MLPAGSALRYWGAPSLISPHTRTLAALPHQPPALTLSLFDRLSRALAEVAKRSGDEERRLRENRGRWSGTVQPGKGHAADILKKEGVATNKTEEHSESSGQVCGRDELQELEVLNKALAKAFRIRQTHSRMLEAELMQVGSPASSTTVMDRSSTKVARSDSPGITRGSASVKVGTRVVPSRSGLADGLSGKRTTAHSASSRKPVAVALKAPYKTEQVGRRWSAAGHAPQCSLQRRPRAQGVIATQHPVQRSGDRILSVNPTLRTFRGQVQTPADPDTGSAAPFPLVKQQTEKSTEEPPKASVCKGDELQTDISIVEIPTVITLQTSRSSLQLPATWRKQRSRNTRLWDKVFKSKAVTIQGRTHFMERIQSAFHSQLPSVSNAEIEEQLDHISDLYRCINQYMYTDSLLNSIDALSCQRECEREEALDRCQETLSSLLHCIQQLRDGIANSLAASTVPAHWDIKGLNAMGFSCQGHLFIMDTLSGQWFLCDVGARVSVLPASPIDEKAKSDKAWLEAANCSRILTYRTRQVIHCFSGRSYTWDFILTKVAGPLLRADFLCAQGLLVNFNSQLV
- the tedc2 gene encoding uncharacterized protein tedc2 isoform X6, whose translation is MLPAGSALRYWGAPSLISPHTRTLAALPHQPPALTLSLFDRLSRALAEVAKRSGDEERRLRENRGRWSGTVQPGKGHAADILKKEGVATNKTEEHSESSGQVCGRDELQELEVLNKALAKAFRIRQTHSRMLEAELMQVGSPASSTTVMDRSSTKVARSDSPGITRGSASVKVGTRVVPSRSGLADGLSGKRTTAHSASSRKPVAVALKAPYKTEQVGRRWSAAGHAPQCSLQRRPRAQGVIATQHPVQRSGDRILSVNPTLRTFRGQVQTPADPDTGSAAPFPLVKQQTEKSTEEPPKASVCKGDELQTDISIVEIPTVITLQTSSHRKSNAFLNFHRSSLQLPATWRKQRSRNTRLWDKVFKSKAVTIQGRTHFMERIQSAFHSQLPSVSNAEIEEQLDHISDLYRCINQYMYTDSLLNSIDALSCQRECEREEALDRCQETLSSLLHCIQQLRDEAQLKSS
- the tedc2 gene encoding uncharacterized protein tedc2 isoform X4; its protein translation is MLPAGSALRLSRALAEVAKRSGDEERRLRENRGRWSGTVQPGKGHAADILKKEGVATNKTEEHSESSGQVCGRDELQELEVLNKALAKAFRIRQTHSRMLEAELMQVGSPASSTTVMDRSSTKVARSDSPGITRGSASVKVGTRVVPSRSGLADGLSGKRTTAHSASSRKPVAVALKAPYKTEQVGRRWSAAGHAPQCSLQRRPRAQGVIATQHPVQRSGDRILSVNPTLRTFRGQVQTPADPDTGSAAPFPLVKQQTEKSTEEPPKASVCKGDELQTDISIVEIPTVITLQTSSHRKSNAFLNFHRSSLQLPATWRKQRSRNTRLWDKVFKSKAVTIQGRTHFMERIQSAFHSQLPSVSNAEIEEQLDHISDLYRCINQYMYTDSLLNSIDALSCQRECEREEALDRCQETLSSLLHCIQQLRDGIANSLAASTVPAHWDIKGLNAMGFSCQGHLFIMDTLSGQWFLCDVGARVSVLPASPIDEKAKSDKAWLEAANCSRILTYRTRQVIHCFSGRSYTWDFILTKVAGPLLRADFLCAQGLLVNFNSQLV
- the tedc2 gene encoding uncharacterized protein tedc2 isoform X3, whose translation is MLPAGSALRYWGAPSLISPHTRTLAALPHQPPALTLSLFDRLSRALAEVAKRSGDEERRLRENRGRWSGTVQPGKGHAADILKKEGVATNKTEEHSESSGQVCGRDELQELEVLNKALAKAFRIRQTHSRMLEAELMQVGSPASSTTVMDRSSTKVARSDSPGITRGSASVKVGTRVVPSRSGLADGLSGKRTTAHSASSRKPVAVALKAPYKTEQVGRRWSAAGHAPQCSLQRRPRAQGVIATQHPVQRSGDRILSVNPTLRTFRGQVQTPADPDTGSAAPFPLVKQQTEKSTEEPPKASVCKGDELQTDISIVEIPTVITLQTSSHRKSNAFLNFHRSSLQLPATWRKQRSRNTRLWDKVFKSKAVTIQGRTHFMERIQSAFHSQLPSVSNAEIEEQLDHISDLYRCINQYMYTDSLLNSIDALSCQRECEREEALDRCQETLSSLLHCIQQLRDGAGPWMKVGMCWRPVFRTCGNASSENVPLLLYSSLEELKELEYARFQVQTLQQQIHIQMVLMEELLPLMSAQQPPPHLYRAAYSLLCEGGQHFPALVLDNVTD